The sequence TCTTTGAAAAAGAACGTCACCGTGTACTCAACTGTGGTTGTCGCCGGTGACCTCTTTGAGGGATTGGATGAATACCAAGATGAGCCACTATTTCTAGCGCCAGATATTGGAAAGTCCGGCAAGATAAGTGCTTATCGGGTGGCGGAAGAAGCACATGATATTGGCATCTATGAACTTGAGCTCAATGGCATCAAATCAGTCACCGTTAACCGCCCAAGCATCATCGTGAACAGCGATGAAGCAAAACAGCAATTACGGCATTATATTTCTGACCAGATGAGTGAAAAAATTGACTTTGAAATCACAACGTCATCAATTCCAACCAGAGTTCATACGGACCCTCGTGCAGAAACAGCACTTTCCATCAATAACTTTGTATTCAACAAAAACGACAAACGGTTTCAAACGACCCTGAGCTATTCCGGCCACAATGGAATACGGGATGTTCCCGTTCGTGGTGTCCTTACCGAGATGGCGAGTGTTATAACGCTCACCCGTGATCTGGGGCGGGAAGACGTCATAACGGAAGGTGACCTTGTTGTTACCCGCCTTCCAAAAGAAAAAGTACGCGCGAGCAGCCTAACCAGCCCCTCGCCTGCAGTTGGCATGGCGACAGTTCGCAATTTGTCACAAGGGTCAGTGTTACGGAACCATGACTTCGCCCCGCCTTTATTGGTGCGCTCGAATGATCCAGTTGCGATCACTTATTCCGTTCCTGGTCTGCTGCTAACAGCCCAAGGGCGCGCGCTTTCTGACGGTTCAAAAGACGCTGTCGTCTCAATTAGAAACTTACAATCCAATCGCGTTGTTAGAGGCCGCGTCACCGATATTGGTGAAGTGCTGGTCGTACCACGCAAACCATTTTTCGCTGCAAACCAGCAAACAAGCCAAACTGAGGTTCAGTAATGTTACGCGTTTTGTCAAAACAAACCCTCCTAATCGCTAGTTTACTCGCTTTACCCATCGGTCTAGCAGGATGCAGTTCATCCTCAAAAGTCAGCGAAATTGGGAAGCCCCCTGCTCTTTCAAATATCGGCGATCCAACAGCTTCCCCTGGGTACAAACCAGTGACGTTGCCAATGCCAGCGCCAGAACCTGCCGTTTATACCGCCAATTCACTTTGGCGTTCAAACGACCAATCTTTCTTCAGGGATGGTCGAGCGCGGCGCGTCGGGGATATTTTAACAATCAATGTCACCATTGATGATGAAGCCGAGTTTGAAAACACAACCGACCGCACACGCACAGCAGGACGCGGCCTTGGTGTGGGAACTGGCTTACTTGGTTCCTTGTTCAATCTCATTCCTGGTATCGGTGATACCAGCGCTGTGGTTAGCTTGAACGCGAATACCAACACCAATGGCGACGGATCAATTGAACGTTCCGAAGAGCTAACGACAACCATCGCGGCAGTGATCGTACAAAAATTACCAAACGGCAATTTGGTGATTGAAGGGAAACAAGAAGTTCGGGTTAATTTTGAGGTTCGCGAACTAATCGTCGCCGGCATCATCAGACCGGACGACATCCAACCTAACAATACCATCGAATCGACGAAAATCGCACAAGCGCGCATTTCATATGGCGGGCGCGGTCATCTAACCGATGTTCAACAACCTGGATACGGACAACAAATCGTCGATATTGTTGCGCCATTCTAAGTCACAAAACCAACAAGATCCCTTGCCGTTTGCTCCCCAATTTAAACGGTAAGGCCGGCCTGCTCGCTCCCCAATTTGAGCAGTCCAAAATAGTGAAGCGGCACCTGTAGCCATAACTACGGGTGCCGCTATCACACAGTTCAAAAATCAAAGTGAGGCTAAAGTAAATCAGCCTCTAACTTGGAAATTAATCGTCGCGATAGACTTTTTCGCGTTTTTCATGGCGCTCTTGAGCTTCCAATGAAAGGGTTGCAATTGGACGTGCGTCAAGACGACCAACACCAATTGGGTCACCTGTTTCTTCGCAGTAGCCATAAGAACCATCATCCATGCGCGCCAATGCTGAATCGATCTTCGCAATCAACTTACGCTGACGGTCTCTCGCTCTCAGCTCAATAGAACGATCTGTCTCAGATGAAGCTCTATCAGCAACGTCTGGATGGTTCTGGCTTTCTTTTTGGAGATTAATGAGTGTTTCTTTGCTCTCGCTTAAAATTTCATTCTTCCAAGTTACAAGCTTTTTTCTAAAGTATTCGAGTTGGAGAGGATTCATAAACTCCTCATCTTCGCTCGGCTTGTAAGCTCCTACTGCGTCCGTGGTCATAAATCACTCCCAGATGCGCCCCGATGGGCCGGAATATAGTCGCGTTGCTCGTATCACACAATGAGAGAATTCAAGCATTAGTAAATTCGTTGCTCATTTCTCAGTGAGTAGCATAACTAACTGTTGTATATTAGTTTTTCAAAATAGCAATTGTTGATATATGCCTAAAAATTAGCCTTTAGACGTCATAAACACCAATTTTAGCAAGTTCAACACGGGCCCGCATATCGATATCTGAAAGAATAGAATCAAGCTTCTCGTCACCGGTACGACCAAGGTTTTTGACCTTCTGCGCCAACCTTGTCACCTGAATAGGTGATAATTTCCCGCTCAACATTCCAAGCCGCATCTCATCCAGACGATCAAGCAAATCAAAGCCACGTTCCGCGGATTTTTTCTTACTATTCAAAGGGTCATCTACCGCTTGAAGCGATAAAAGTGCATCTAAATTTGTTATATTATTAGCGTTCGATACATTCTGTGCTGCTTGTAATTCTTCGTCTTCTGATACTGAAAATTCGCTGGAAGACGATCCAGATTTCGCGCTCTTCTTCGTGCCGCGTATACCCGCTAATGGGCCTGAGTTTTCAATGCGCATTGCCACCAATTCCTATTGTGATTGCGTTTTTTTCTTGAAGGTAGGTTTTTGCCGATAGGGTTAATTACGGGTTAACGGCTGGGTAAGTTTTTCCATGTAAGTTCAATAAAATCGAACATTGGAATATATGAAAAAGAAAATAAAGTCATATATTACAATAGGATACAAAAAACACAAATAAGGATGAAGCTTGGCACATCCCCTGCATATACATGCGCATAATGTAATAAGTAAGGTTGCCATTGACGCTCATGATTAAACATCGCACTCAAATAACTGTAGTTACTACGACACTTGCATTCATTGATTCGGCTCGCAAAAGCGCATCTGGATTGTTATTTTTGAGCGCGTTCATTCTCACCTTTATGGCCCTACTCCAATCTGCGGACGCAACCTCGCGCATTAAAGACATTGCCGATTTTGAGGGCATTCGCGAAAACCAATTGGTAGGCTACGGCCTTGTTGTTGGCCTAAACGGTACCGGCGATAGCCTAAACAACGCCCCCTTCACAGAGCAAAGCTTGCGCGTGATGTTAAATCGTCTTGGCGCTGGCGTCGGTGATGCAAGCTTTAGTACAGCGAATGTG is a genomic window of Hyphomicrobiales bacterium containing:
- the dksA gene encoding RNA polymerase-binding protein DksA, which gives rise to MTTDAVGAYKPSEDEEFMNPLQLEYFRKKLVTWKNEILSESKETLINLQKESQNHPDVADRASSETDRSIELRARDRQRKLIAKIDSALARMDDGSYGYCEETGDPIGVGRLDARPIATLSLEAQERHEKREKVYRDD
- the flgA gene encoding flagellar basal body P-ring formation chaperone FlgA, which produces MKSPKVKLVACLMTVAAFAASSNINAASLKKNVTVYSTVVVAGDLFEGLDEYQDEPLFLAPDIGKSGKISAYRVAEEAHDIGIYELELNGIKSVTVNRPSIIVNSDEAKQQLRHYISDQMSEKIDFEITTSSIPTRVHTDPRAETALSINNFVFNKNDKRFQTTLSYSGHNGIRDVPVRGVLTEMASVITLTRDLGREDVITEGDLVVTRLPKEKVRASSLTSPSPAVGMATVRNLSQGSVLRNHDFAPPLLVRSNDPVAITYSVPGLLLTAQGRALSDGSKDAVVSIRNLQSNRVVRGRVTDIGEVLVVPRKPFFAANQQTSQTEVQ
- the flgH gene encoding flagellar basal body L-ring protein FlgH encodes the protein MLRVLSKQTLLIASLLALPIGLAGCSSSSKVSEIGKPPALSNIGDPTASPGYKPVTLPMPAPEPAVYTANSLWRSNDQSFFRDGRARRVGDILTINVTIDDEAEFENTTDRTRTAGRGLGVGTGLLGSLFNLIPGIGDTSAVVSLNANTNTNGDGSIERSEELTTTIAAVIVQKLPNGNLVIEGKQEVRVNFEVRELIVAGIIRPDDIQPNNTIESTKIAQARISYGGRGHLTDVQQPGYGQQIVDIVAPF
- a CDS encoding flagellar assembly protein FliX; translation: MRIENSGPLAGIRGTKKSAKSGSSSSEFSVSEDEELQAAQNVSNANNITNLDALLSLQAVDDPLNSKKKSAERGFDLLDRLDEMRLGMLSGKLSPIQVTRLAQKVKNLGRTGDEKLDSILSDIDMRARVELAKIGVYDV